Proteins from a genomic interval of Quercus robur chromosome 9, dhQueRobu3.1, whole genome shotgun sequence:
- the LOC126699067 gene encoding protein HSH49-like, translating into MSGNSDCKVYVGNLDERVSDRVLYDILIQAGRVVDLYIPRDKETDKPKGFAFAEYESAEVADYAVRLFSGLVSLYNRTLKFAISGQDKPSTPMATTPTPNSSHKSRSHPVPINNMEMSQHSGRLSEPSFSAYQVNHPQVPAPPGVVNQSNGYGSHFNGNNYEYSRRVLGATLDNISHFRSQRYDSSNPIFYPSY; encoded by the exons ATGTCAGGAAACTCAGATTGCAAAGTTTATGTTG GTAATCTGGATGAGAGGGTGAGCGATAGGGTCTTGTATGATATATTGATTCAAGCAGGGCGGGTGGTAGACTTGTACATTCCCCGAGACAAGGAGACAGATAAACCTAAAGGTTTTGCTTTTGCAGAATATGAATCTGCAGAGGTTGCAGACTATGCTGTCCGGCTTTTCTCTGGCCTTGTGTCCCTCTACAATCGAACACTAAAATTTGCG ATATCTGGGCAAGACAAGCCCTCAACTCCAATGGCAACCACACCCACACCAAATTCATCTCATAAATCAAGATCTCACCCCGTGCCAATTAACAATATGGAAATGTCTCAGCACTCGGGAAGGTTATCAGAGCCAAGTTTTTCTGCTTACCAAGTTAATCATCCTCAAG TGCCGGCCCCTCCAGGTGTAGTTAATCAATCTAATGGGTATGGATCACATTTCAATGGCAACAATTATGAATACAGTCGAAGAGTTTTGGGGGCAACGTTGGATAACATTAGCCATTTTAGGTCACAGCGTTATGATTCAAGTAACCCAATCTTCTATCCATCGTACTGA